TCTATTAAAAGGTAAGCCTATTATCAGACACCAcccttatttttttaacattgtgtACTATTTTAACAAGTTACAAAACTGTAGTTACTCCACCTGACCAATGGGTGCTGCTGTGGAGTTGCATTAGGGAGGCAACAGTCCTGAGTTTTTCACTATCATCTACAATCCCGTTTgatgggacactgtgtaaaatgcaaataaaacagaatgtgcTAATcgtttatccctatatttaattgataatagtacaaagacaacatatcaatgttgaaactgagaaatgttattatttttcagaaaaaacatacccattttgaatttgatgccagctcTGGATAGATGCCACATTGATCCATGTCTCGCCTgttttttctgaaaaataataacatttctcagtttcaacattgatatgttgtctttggatgtaatatcattaaatgtaattttgggTGCATGAGCACAAAAGTGCCCTTTTGTCtaggcaaaaaaataataataatgtaattaaaggCCATTTTGTGAAGGCCTGCCCAAATGTAACTATTAGTaaaattaatgaataataatttattcgTAAATAAAATGAACCACATTTATGACCTTTCACCTGACGACCTCATCCAGACCGGGATGATTTGCCGCATGCGCGTTTTTCAATATCGCGCACGCGCACTACTACCAGAAGGAGAGGATCTTCAGTACCGCGGCTTGTAACCTGGGATCATCAGGTGTTACGCGTCTTTCAGCAAACATAGACCCTCACCCAGGCGACCCAGCCAGGGTTGATCAAGCTCTAGCTTGTGTGCAAGTAGCCTGTGGAACCCACAGATCCCCCTCTTGATCCATAGCCATCTGGATGCATTTTCTGCCCCATCAGTGGTGTTTCTGATGGCTTTTCTACTCCATCCAGTCTTCCCAGGGAACAATAAGTTCCAGAAAGACAACTCGTCTTGATGTTTCAGACATCAAGACCATGTCTGGCCTTAGTTTGGTCACTGCAATGGTTTCTGGGAACTTGAGCTTCTTGCCCATATCGACCTTCAGCTGCCAATCCCGTGCAGTAACGAGAAGTCCGCCTGACCCCCTTACCAGAGCCTGTGGTTTTTCCCCTGCCTTGATAAATGCATTGGCCTGTTTTGCTGGGTGCTGGTGTTTAGCTTTGCTGATCCCTGTGCAGATGGAATCGGCAACTGCTTTCAGGACCTGATTGTGACACCAGCGATAGCATCCCTCTCCGAGAGCATTCGTGCAACAGATGAAGATATGTTTTCAAATGATCCTCTTCTCTGACACAGGGGACATGCTGGAGTCTCTGCTAACCCCCAGCAATACAGATTGGTTGGGCTGGGAAGAACATTGTACACCCATTGGATCAACAACTTGAAACTCTGCCTTCCAGAGCTCAGGCCAAGATATCTGTCTCTCCAAAGCTCCAATCTGGTCCACGCGTCCTGTTGCTGCATCCCCATCATCCTCCTGGAGCAAACTTCCTCCACTCCTGCTCGCACTTCCTGTTGGACCAGGTGACGTTTAACTTTGCCTCTGGCCTCATCATAGCAAGTTCTTGAAATGCAGCCGAGCCTTGCACATCCAACCGCCACTGatcctttgagactgtggtgtCAGTGGAGTCTCTATATTGCAGCACCTCTCTTGCACGGGTGACCATGAACTCCTCAGTTAGACTGCTGAATGTGAGCCGTAGTTGGATTTCCTGGCCGTATAAGGCGGTGCTGCTCAGGCTTCGTGGCAGGCCCAGCCATTTGCGGAGGAAATGACTAACCTCTCTTTCAAAGCCCTCAACAGTTGTCAGTGGGACCTCGTAAACCAGTAGAGGCCACAGGAGATGTGGAAAGATGCCACGCTGATAGATCTCGTTGATTGGAGTGGTGCAGTGTCTTTCAGGGTGCTATCAAAGACCTTTCCTAGGCTCCTGACTGTCTTCTTGGTAACAGATGGAATCTGGATGCGTCCAAGGGAAAACAGGAACTTGTCCGTTACCTTTCCCCGCTTCAACACCATTGCCCTGGATTTTGCTGACTTGAAGGAAAGTCCCTGGAGTCCTTGAAGGAAAGTCCCTGAGGATCCATCTGCATCCAGGCACTGAGGTCGTGGTCACAGTCAAGTCATCCATGAAGGCTCTTAATGGGGGCTGTCGGAACCCAGACTTGGTCAGGAGGCCTCTGCATTCAACTTCTGCTGACTTAACCAGCATGTTCATGGCCAGGGCAAACAGGATCACTGATATGGTGCATCCTGTAATTATCCCCTTTTCCAATCGATGGCATGCTGATGTTATGGTCTATTGTCTCTTCAGCTGTCATCACACTATTTGTGGTAGTCAACCAACCGGTTCCTGGACGTCACTGGCTAACCAAGATCGAGTTAGTTTTTAAATACATCTTATGATGTACTTGGACACATCATCAGTGATGTAACTAGGGATCAGCAGCTAGGTAGGTGGATGACTTACTAAACTTTTCATGGATCTCTATGAATTAGTCTTCTATTGAATAGTCATAGAATAGCCTATATTTCTTGGGACATTAATAGACCGACGAGTtttagaagaaagttctttgtttctggccattttaagCCTGTAATTGAACTCACAAACAGTGACGCTGAaaatactgaactagtctaaatacgttttttttgtatttttaatcagcacaatcgttttcagtggtgctaacataatcacaaaagggttttctaatgattagcacacacaacatgccattggaacacaggattggtggttgctgataatgggcctccgtacgcctatgtagatattccattggaaatcagccgtttccagctacaatagtaatttacaacataaacaatgtctacaatgtatttctgatcaatttgatgttatttgtatggacaaaaaattatatttatttcaaaaataaGGACATTCCTacgtgaccccaaacatttgaacagtagaTTAATCATTCAGACAGGCAGTACATCAGCTGGAGATTGTAGCCTCCTTGTCATGCCAAGTTGTAGTGTGTGGAGAATCGGAGAGTTGTTCCCCAGCAAGGAGGGAGACTACACTGGCTTGAGGATCAGCAGAACCCGCTCTCCCCTGTCCAGCTCTAAcacaccactttagggaagtggAATAGTCAATATTACTGAAAGAGTCACAAGAGTCGCACGGTAACTGTCATGCATTTGTGATGgtgtatttattaaattttttgcaATAAGGTTAACATTTGCAACCAAAATCATTATTACCTGCGGATGGAATGTGCAACCTTCGCACTGTTTAGGGAACATTAATAATGATCAAAGGACTAATAAGGTTTTATCTCTGATGACCCTGATCTAAAACTGGAGATAAGGATGAGGAATTCTTCCATCTTTTCTTTGACTGTCTTTTTACATGTATATATTTCTATAATTTATTTCATATGGAACaataaatgtgtaataataaataaatgattttgagtttgataattatttttatttcacaaatgtttctgtGCATCCACTGGAGTGGATGCAGTTGTGTTATGCCTTTATCCACATGAATAAGATTAGCGAAATTAGTCAAGGTCAGTTTATACTATATTCTAGTCAGGAAGATGATTTGACTACTATCTCAACTACCTTCTCCACTTCATCTACAATACTTACCTCTTGTTTCACTCCCATTGCTAGTTGACAGTCATCCTACAGAAGATGGCCTGCCTTAGCTGTTTGTTGGAATATGGAACGGTCAAAATTATTGTGATTAGGAACAAAGCAGTGGGATCTGTCTTTAGATTAATTCAGTTTCTTATCATCTTATATGTGATTGGGTAAGTTCAATAATTCCATTTCTATTAAAAGTACATTGTTTCAGTGCTTTTAGTCAGAGAGAATGAAGTGTGAATGTATCTCTCTTTAAATCCTTAAAACTGCAGTTATGTTTGTGTGGTGCGAAAGTCGTACCAGGTGAAAGACTCAGTTATCAGTACTGTCACCACCAAGGTGAAGGGCACTGGTTTCACCAACATTTCTGGTTTGGGTGCCCATGTGTGGGACGTGGCTGACTACAACATACCCCCTGAGGTAACAtcctatacatttacatttaaattatttagcaATAAGAATTTTTTTGCTGCAGTTGTACTGATTTCAtataaatatgattttctgtctGACAGGGTGAGAGTTCCTTTTTTGTCTTGACCAACATGATTATCACCCCCAATCAAATGCAATCATCCTGCCCAGAGGTACAGTAAGTTACTCTATAGCAGGTTGCTGAACACTACTACAATGAATAGTCCAACATTGTCAATAATTGTATAACaaaaatgatttaaatgttAGTGAAGTGTGACCCTTTATTTTCATAAGCTCCCAGACCAGTCCACCATTTGCATGTCAGACAGTGACTGCACGGAGGGATCAAGTGATGTGCGTGGTAACGGTAGGTCTTCACATCTCGCTGACAGATCCTTGATAAGGGTAGAAACCAGCTGGGATCTGGTTGAAACCTTTATTCAGGattaataagaaaatgtatctaCTGCTCTAGGGAAAATTGTCCTGAAATTTTCAAATAACTTCTCGAATCATCCTGCAACAAGAGTGagacttattttttttgtctatatTTCAGCACTTTGAATTTAAAACCATTAATTGGCTGTGGGGTTAAAGTGCAGGCtgtcagttttaatttgaggCTATTTTCAATAATATATCAGATGGATCATTTAGAAATTGCATAATGTTTTGCACATAACCACAGCATTTTAAGGTACCAATTGTATTTTGACAATTTTCTTCACAGCTGTTTATTAATAAGGCAGGTGTATTGGTTTCCATCAGTAGTGGatgcacaagagagctgtcaatatCTGAAggtttttgtatttgcatttgaaGTCTAGCTGCTGTCTGACAACATGAAGACAAAAGTGTCAGTTCATGCCAGGCTGGCATTCATGTGGCAGATAGACCTGtacagtggatgaccaaagaatacTTTCAGTGACAAAGAAGAAAGAACTTTTTAATTTATGGAAAGACCAAGAACACTCCAGGATGGTGGGACAAAGACTAAAATATGTAGAAAAGTACACCAGCAGATTGTTAGAGGGCATAACACAAGATAGAAACCACTGGAAAGCATGAATAAGAGTATGGACAGCATAGTttccaaaacaaatgtactAATAGAGCGTGTAGAGTTCTGGAACAAAGTCTAATGGACAGATGACAGTGATTAATCTGTCCCAGAGTGATGGACAGCTGACAGTGATTAATCTGTCCCAGAGTGATAGACATAGGACAGTTTTCTTAGCTCAGAGTAATTTCttctgtgaaatatggtggaggaagtgttatatCTTGGAcgtgtatggctgccactgaaACTGGCTCACTTGCATTCATCGATATGATTGCTGATGGCAGCAACATGACAAATTCTTGTACataaacatcttgtctgctcagatgTAACAAAATGTCTCTAAAGTCATTAGACAGTGTCAAATAATGAAGCAAGACAATTATTCCAAACACACTGGCATAGCAGTCAATCACCCAATCCAGTGGCGgttgctggtctttcaaagaggggaagctcattttagGCCTgaattataaccctctgatggtcttcatttatagtgacactcggggtctttggggtcttttggaccccagacaaaaacatttttgtaacagaacaatattattatttattttttacaaatataattttactctgtttattaatgtttttactcAACATTTGTGCAGTTTTTGGAGGATTAATGATATCTTTAAAATTtctataaatacataaatatttatttaaatggtctttttacaaaaaaaaccttCATTTTACGTAAAATTCACTTTATAAAAGGAAGACTTGGAAGGAAGACTTCcaggtcgacaatattagcactgtctgccatcgtgcgcagtttcacccgcgtacgacgctagcctagcctactaaAGAAATCCCCAATCTGAATGGAACTGAGTATGCCTTCCACATGTTCAGCATGTGGagactgaaggcaaaaataCCCCAAAACAAGGACACACTTAATCAGTAGGTTGCAGAAAAGGCCTGGCTGAGCATCAGAACAGAGCAAATATTTAGGTCACCAACTACAGGATATCAttaaaagctgaaagtctgcacttaaaCTCCAATAGTCATTGTACAATTTCACATCCAGTGAAGtactggaatacagagccaagcaaaaaatgtgtcatttacCAAATACTTCGACCTTCCTGTATTTGACCAACTAAATGCATCTGGTCATATTACTCTCTTAAAAGGTATCCAGACAGGACTATGTGTCAACTATTCAGAGACAGTGAAGACCTGTGAGGTGCTTTCTTGGTGTCCTCTAGAAATAGACACTGACCTACCAGAGTAAGTTAAATCACAGTATAATGTGACTCATAACAGTATTTTCAGATGACATGCATAATAACTGTGTTACTATCATAGAAATCCTCTACTGGCTGCAGCAGAGAACTTCACTGTGTTAATCAAAAACACTGTGACATACCCAAAATTCAACTTTCACAAGTGAGTAATGTAAGCTATGTTAGtctaaaacatgaaaataaactgTTGCTCAAGATTTGTTTGGATTCTGCTGAAACAGGCAATATTTTCCAATCTGGTCTCTTGCAGAAGAAATATTTTGCCAGATGTTAACTCCTCATATCTGAAGCAGTGTGAATTCAACCGCATAACTGATCCGCATTGTCCTATATTCCGCCTCAAAGACATGGTCGCTGAAGCTGAGGAGGACTTTCAGACCATGGCTACAAGGGTACATAATGTAGCAATTCAGTGTCTCTTCTTGGATCTAATAAAGACACCAGACACCTTGAAATATCCCAGGTTGCTAAATGATTCTCAGTAATGTCAGGTTTGGTCTGTCAAAATATAGTGAGGGTTTGCTTCTCCAAGTCCATCAGGTTATAGGTGGGCAGTAGAGTTTATCTGGTATAATAGAAATTTTCTGAAGTTGAGATTTTACTGTATTATGGTTATGTTTGTTAAGGGAGGTGTTCTTGGGATTCTAATTGACTGGAGCTGTGACCTGGACTTCCCAGAACATTATTGTGGTCCTAAGTACTCTTTCTGCAGAATGGACAACAAAAACCCTGAGAACAACGTGGCCCCTGGATACAATTTTAGGTGAGATCAATGAAAATTAGGACACTAATGTTACAGAGAATAAATTCAGTATTCAACAAGACTTATGATTTCACAGGTTTGCAAAGTATTATAAAACCACTGATGATGTGGAAACAAGAACCTTGATCAAATCTTATGGGATCCGATttgatgtcattgtttttggaacGGTGAGAAAACATAATCACTattcatttcaacagtaggaGTAGAATATCTGATTTTGACAATGAGCCTTGTGTTCAAAAGATACTAAAGGCAACTATGACTACTACCAGCAAGATCATTCCAATCGTGTGGTACCAGAGTGAAACTGACAAATACATACACTGTTGTTCTGTTCTATATTTACAGGCAGGTAAATTCAACATTGTTCCAACCATAGTGAATGTGGGTGCAGCGCTTACAATCCTTGGCTTGGTAAGTCCTGTTAAATCGGCAGTCCTTGGTTTGGGTGTGTGAATAATATAAATCAAATGAttagtacattatatttctgaGAAATATTTGCTTTACTACTGTCAAATGATTAAAATATAGAATTTCATAGTTGTTAGATAGATAATTGTGATTAATCCAAATTTCACAGTATTAAAATTTGGCCCTAAAGAATTTTCGGTTCAAAAAGCAAAACATAGGGAGTTGTATTGTtaactatggacagtgcttgacttggaattaaatataTGCAGgaactttttttacatttttgtcaatttgaCCAGGGTGTCACAGCCATCTAATTTCACCCCTCAAATTATCACAATAACAGTCAGCGTctaattcaatcaaatgtattttataaagctctttttgcatcagcagttgtcacaaagtgcttttacaaaacacccagcctgaaaccccaaggagcaagcaacaacagtgttaaagcacagtggctaggaaaaactccataagaGGGGCcagaatttaggaagaaacctagagaggatccaggctcggaggggtgaccagtcctctcctGTCTGTGCCGGGCGgacattttaagaatacaagttgtaataattaatatccatgtgggctgtgtccaaaATCTATAAAtcataatccaggtcagaatTATGACTTGATGGAGAAGAACTGGGACAAcctgtggggaggggggggggatttttcaagcctggtacttgGGAGCTGTGGGCCAAGATTTCATGTCCTCAAGTTTAAACATAGCAGAAGACATGGAACATTTTGAGAGTGCATTACTTagaaggatttatagtggagaaggataactgaccctactcccccggca
This portion of the Esox lucius isolate fEsoLuc1 chromosome 13, fEsoLuc1.pri, whole genome shotgun sequence genome encodes:
- the LOC106024601 gene encoding P2X purinoceptor 4-like — protein: MACLSCLLEYGTVKIIVIRNKAVGSVFRLIQFLIILYVIGYVCVVRKSYQVKDSVISTVTTKVKGTGFTNISGLGAHVWDVADYNIPPEGESSFFVLTNMIITPNQMQSSCPELPDQSTICMSDSDCTEGSSDVRGNGIQTGLCVNYSETVKTCEVLSWCPLEIDTDLPENPLLAAAENFTVLIKNTVTYPKFNFHKRNILPDVNSSYLKQCEFNRITDPHCPIFRLKDMVAEAEEDFQTMATRGGVLGILIDWSCDLDFPEHYCGPKYSFCRMDNKNPENNVAPGYNFRFAKYYKTTDDVETRTLIKSYGIRFDVIVFGTAGKFNIVPTIVNVGAALTILGLVNAVCDWFLLKCTKRKELYQKHKFDYLDETNLKDGESLEGTTYGTQ